The DNA segment ACTTGATCGTCTCTTTGAATTCGGGGATCATGACGAATTCGAGCGCGTTGACGCGGCGACGGTTCTTTTCGATCTCGTCCGCGAGCATATTACAGGTCTTTTCGACTTCGGCAAGCTCGATGAGTTTGGGGAGAAGATCGCCCATTACGCCGATGCAACCGTCGAGTTCGCCCGTAACGGAAGCAAAGCTGTACGGATAGGTCTCGCCGCCTTCGCCGCTCTCCACGATAAACGCGGGAACTTCGACGCTCATTACGTTCTTACTGCCGCTCTTGACCTTGACTTTTTTCCCGGGGACGAGGACGGCTTCGCCAATCTCCGCTTCGCTCGAAACGGCTTTTGCAAGC comes from the Clostridia bacterium genome and includes:
- a CDS encoding V-type ATP synthase subunit D — translated: MAVAKVNPTRMELTRLKGRLKTATRGHKLLKDKSDEMIRQFMSLIKRNLALREEVEKGLKDALGRFMLAKAVSSEAEIGEAVLVPGKKVKVKSGSKNVMSVEVPAFIVESGEGGETYPYSFASVTGELDGCIGVMGDLLPKLIELAEVEKTCNMLADEIEKNRRRVNALEFVMIPEFKETIKYITMKLDENERANTIRLMKVKSMIEGRQ